In Catenulispora sp. MAP5-51, a genomic segment contains:
- a CDS encoding 3-oxoacid CoA-transferase subunit B, producing MTGGRERGPLSKNEMAALVARDIPAGSFVNLGIGLPTLVGDHLPADSGVVLHTENGMLNMGPAAHGAEIDLDLTNAGKAPVTELPGASYFHHADSFAMMRGGHLDICVLGGFQVSASGDLANWHTGEPGAIPAVGGAMDLAIGARRVFVMMALLTKNGEPKLVPRCTYPLTGLGCVDRVYTDRAVLDITADGVVVRELFGVTFDELADLVEVPIRWA from the coding sequence ATGACTGGCGGGCGCGAGCGCGGGCCGCTCTCCAAAAACGAGATGGCCGCGCTCGTGGCGCGCGACATCCCCGCCGGCTCCTTCGTCAACCTCGGTATCGGGCTGCCGACTCTGGTCGGCGACCACTTGCCCGCCGATTCCGGCGTCGTCCTGCATACCGAGAACGGCATGCTCAACATGGGTCCGGCCGCCCATGGCGCGGAGATCGACCTCGACCTCACCAATGCCGGGAAGGCGCCGGTGACCGAGCTGCCGGGCGCGTCCTACTTCCACCACGCCGACTCGTTCGCGATGATGCGCGGTGGCCATCTGGACATCTGTGTGCTCGGCGGCTTCCAGGTGTCGGCGTCGGGCGACCTCGCCAACTGGCACACCGGCGAGCCCGGCGCGATCCCGGCTGTCGGCGGGGCCATGGATCTGGCGATCGGTGCGCGCCGGGTGTTCGTCATGATGGCGCTGCTGACCAAGAACGGCGAGCCCAAGCTGGTGCCGCGCTGTACGTATCCGTTGACCGGTCTGGGGTGCGTCGACCGGGTCTACACCGACCGCGCCGTCCTGGACATCACCGCGGACGGGGTCGTCGTCCGCGAGTTGTTCGGCGTCACCTTCGACGAACTGGCCGATCTTGTGGAGGTGCCGATCCGATGGGCATGA
- a CDS encoding 3-oxoacid CoA-transferase subunit A — MTVHLCTDPDEAVAGIADGSTILVGGFGLAGMPITLIDALIRQGATDLTVVSNNAGNGDTGLAALLAKGRVRKMICSFPRQSDSYVFDELYRAGRIELELVPQGTLAERMRAAGAGIGAFFCPTGAGTPLAQGKETRLIDGREHVLEYPIRGDAALIGAHRADRMGNLVYRKTARNFGPVMATAATLVIAQVRELVEIGALDPEAVVTPSIYVDRVLVEPAASGVSA, encoded by the coding sequence GTGACCGTACACCTGTGTACCGATCCCGATGAAGCGGTCGCCGGAATCGCCGACGGTTCCACCATCCTCGTCGGCGGTTTCGGCCTGGCCGGGATGCCGATCACGCTGATCGACGCGCTGATCCGGCAGGGCGCGACAGACCTGACCGTCGTGTCGAACAACGCCGGCAACGGGGACACCGGCCTGGCCGCGCTGCTGGCGAAGGGCCGGGTCCGCAAGATGATCTGCTCCTTCCCCCGCCAATCCGACTCCTACGTCTTCGACGAGCTGTACCGCGCGGGCCGGATCGAGCTGGAACTGGTACCGCAGGGCACGCTGGCCGAGCGGATGCGCGCCGCCGGGGCCGGGATCGGCGCCTTCTTCTGCCCGACCGGCGCCGGCACCCCGCTGGCCCAGGGCAAGGAGACCCGGCTCATCGACGGCCGCGAACACGTGCTCGAATACCCGATCCGCGGCGACGCGGCCCTGATCGGCGCCCACCGGGCCGACCGCATGGGCAACCTGGTCTACCGCAAGACCGCACGCAACTTCGGCCCGGTCATGGCGACCGCCGCGACGCTGGTCATCGCGCAGGTTCGGGAGCTGGTGGAGATCGGGGCACTGGATCCGGAGGCGGTGGTGACGCCGAGTATTTATGTCGACCGGGTGCTCGTCGAGCCGGCAGCGAGCGGAGTGAGTGCATGA
- a CDS encoding discoidin domain-containing protein, whose amino-acid sequence MRPHRPTVRGFLPRLLPLALVAAPLTVLAVPHDVTLTPATPAAAAVGASQGFTSLEAETGTLVGGASAVSLTAPPTTEYSSAALEASGHAYVHLASTGQGVQWTNTTGQPISFLNVRASIPDAPSGGGITSTLDLYVNGVFRQALNVNSKQTYIYEGTNYNNSDDKNPADGDPRVFWDESHTFLTGAAIAPGSTFSLVKDSTNSASYYDVDVVDAENPPAPIAQPANSISITDCGAVADNAPTNGSADPGAQDSTAAIQNCVNQAQSQNKTLWIPQGTFYLKGTTGLQATGITIAGAGMWYSTVYRDVPLPNSQPLAAVFSVTSCTVQNFHIDSDATSRGTVGGDGGAMDTTGTNWVADGMWNQHTESGFWASGTGGTVKNSRVTSEWADGINLNNVSLTGTVGNNLTATDNFVRGTGDDAMAINSVAYNGSTTYTAMSNVTLTNNTLIAPWGGKGIGIYGGSGHHVQNNYISDTARYIGLGAGRFGVNGSDLHGATVSGNVVVRSGGDAYNQGQPAFHIGNGGDGQNTGVVDGVDATGNTISDSLYDGVGFSQSTNSTFADNTITAPWRNGIVIQPPFYPAPSGSASITGDTVTGLGSGFQPYINNSGGFTATVSGNSWQSGGGTPEGPYGGTPAAVPGTVQAENYDTGGEGVGYHVTSVNGSGNSYRSDGVDLEATSDAGGGSDLGWTSGGQWFRYTVSVATGGTYTASFRVAAPSAVTGALHLSNAAGANLSGAVTIPQTGGWQNWATVTATVTLPAGQQVLTLNEDTGGWNLNYLTLAIGGGGNPPPNPNLALNQPATSSGSTQNYAPANAVDGDTSTYWESANNAFPQWIQVDLGSAHSVGRVVMDLPPSSAWGARTQTVLIQGSTDGTNYTTLVPSQGYTFDPATGNTATAVFSAASVRYVKLTFTANTGWPAGQLSELEVFAS is encoded by the coding sequence ATGAGACCACATCGCCCCACCGTGCGCGGTTTCCTGCCGCGCCTGCTCCCGCTCGCCCTCGTGGCGGCGCCGCTGACCGTGCTCGCGGTGCCCCACGACGTCACACTCACCCCCGCCACCCCCGCCGCGGCGGCGGTCGGTGCGAGCCAGGGCTTCACGAGCCTGGAGGCCGAGACCGGCACGCTGGTCGGCGGGGCTTCGGCGGTGAGCCTGACGGCGCCGCCGACCACCGAGTACTCCAGCGCCGCGCTGGAGGCGTCCGGGCACGCCTATGTGCACCTGGCCTCCACCGGGCAGGGTGTGCAGTGGACGAACACCACCGGGCAGCCGATCAGCTTCCTGAACGTCCGGGCCTCGATCCCCGACGCGCCGTCCGGCGGCGGCATCACCTCGACGCTCGACCTGTACGTCAACGGGGTCTTTCGGCAGGCGCTGAACGTCAACTCCAAGCAGACGTACATCTACGAGGGCACCAACTACAACAACAGCGACGACAAGAACCCCGCCGACGGTGACCCGCGGGTGTTCTGGGACGAGTCGCACACCTTCCTCACCGGTGCCGCGATCGCGCCGGGCAGCACCTTCTCGCTGGTGAAGGACTCCACGAACAGCGCCTCGTACTACGACGTGGACGTCGTCGACGCGGAGAACCCGCCGGCGCCGATCGCGCAGCCGGCGAACTCGATCTCCATCACCGACTGCGGCGCCGTGGCCGACAACGCCCCGACCAACGGCAGCGCGGATCCGGGGGCGCAGGACAGTACTGCCGCCATCCAGAACTGCGTCAACCAGGCCCAGTCGCAGAACAAGACCCTGTGGATCCCGCAGGGCACGTTCTACCTGAAGGGCACCACCGGCCTGCAGGCCACCGGGATCACGATCGCCGGCGCCGGCATGTGGTACAGCACCGTCTACCGCGACGTGCCGCTGCCCAACAGCCAGCCGCTGGCCGCGGTGTTCTCCGTGACCTCGTGCACGGTGCAGAACTTCCACATCGACTCCGACGCCACCAGCCGGGGCACGGTCGGCGGCGACGGCGGCGCGATGGACACCACCGGCACGAACTGGGTCGCCGACGGGATGTGGAACCAGCACACCGAATCAGGGTTCTGGGCGTCCGGGACCGGCGGGACGGTGAAGAACAGCCGGGTCACCAGCGAGTGGGCCGACGGGATCAACCTGAACAACGTCTCGCTGACCGGGACCGTCGGGAACAACCTCACCGCGACCGACAACTTCGTGCGCGGCACCGGCGACGACGCCATGGCGATCAACTCCGTCGCCTACAACGGCTCGACCACCTACACCGCGATGTCGAACGTGACCCTGACCAACAACACCCTGATAGCGCCCTGGGGCGGCAAGGGCATCGGCATCTACGGCGGCAGCGGCCACCACGTGCAGAACAACTACATCAGCGACACCGCGCGCTACATCGGCCTGGGCGCCGGCCGCTTCGGCGTGAACGGCAGCGACCTGCACGGCGCGACGGTCTCCGGCAACGTGGTCGTCCGCTCCGGCGGCGACGCCTACAACCAGGGCCAGCCGGCGTTCCACATCGGCAACGGCGGCGACGGGCAGAACACCGGCGTGGTGGACGGCGTCGACGCCACCGGCAACACGATCAGCGACTCGCTGTACGACGGGGTCGGCTTCTCGCAGTCCACGAACAGCACCTTCGCCGACAACACCATCACCGCGCCCTGGCGCAACGGCATCGTGATCCAGCCGCCGTTCTACCCGGCGCCGTCCGGCTCGGCGTCGATCACCGGCGACACGGTGACCGGCCTCGGCAGTGGATTCCAGCCCTACATCAACAACTCCGGCGGCTTCACGGCGACGGTCAGCGGCAACAGCTGGCAGAGCGGCGGCGGCACGCCGGAGGGGCCGTACGGAGGCACCCCGGCCGCCGTCCCGGGCACCGTCCAGGCGGAGAACTACGACACCGGCGGCGAGGGCGTGGGCTACCACGTGACCTCCGTCAACGGCAGCGGCAACTCCTACCGCTCCGACGGGGTGGACCTGGAGGCGACCTCGGACGCCGGCGGCGGCTCGGACCTGGGCTGGACCTCCGGCGGCCAGTGGTTCCGGTACACGGTCAGCGTTGCCACCGGAGGTACATACACGGCGAGTTTCCGTGTAGCCGCCCCATCCGCGGTCACCGGCGCCCTGCATCTGTCGAACGCCGCCGGCGCCAACCTGTCCGGCGCCGTGACCATCCCGCAGACCGGCGGCTGGCAGAACTGGGCCACGGTGACGGCGACCGTCACCCTTCCGGCCGGGCAGCAGGTGCTGACGCTGAACGAGGACACCGGCGGGTGGAACCTCAACTACCTCACGCTGGCGATCGGCGGCGGCGGGAACCCTCCGCCGAACCCGAACCTGGCGCTGAACCAGCCGGCCACGTCCAGCGGCTCCACCCAGAACTACGCGCCCGCGAACGCGGTGGACGGGGACACCTCGACGTACTGGGAGAGCGCGAACAACGCCTTCCCGCAGTGGATCCAGGTCGATCTGGGCTCGGCGCACAGCGTCGGACGCGTGGTCATGGACCTGCCGCCGTCCTCGGCGTGGGGCGCGCGGACGCAGACCGTCCTGATCCAGGGCAGCACCGACGGGACGAACTACACGACGCTGGTGCCGTCGCAGGGCTACACCTTCGACCCCGCCACGGGGAACACGGCGACTGCCGTGTTCTCGGCCGCCAGCGTGCGCTACGTGAAGCTGACGTTCACGGCGAACACCGGCTGGCCTGCGGGACAGCTCTCGGAGTTGGAGGTTTTCGCGAGCTAG
- a CDS encoding serine hydrolase domain-containing protein, translating to MSWRARTARALIDGLRPGLSETAALAVVTADGEGYTVESSGRCPAGGRFEIGSITKTMTATVLASLVDDGIVDLDDEIGRWLDAGESADITLGQLATHTSGLPRLSPSHVPGVPDPYAFLTAQVAEAELRKAGSGARGVEHDYSNFGFQVLGLALERADRTAFADLLEHRVLIPLDMACSGIPGRGGGAVITGYAQGAPAERWHHHLWGAGGVEASAEDMGRYLMACLDPPDSQVGWSIRQAQRPSFEIDPLRSCGLGWPIGPPGYLGHDGGTSGFRSMLGINQPARRAAAVFVNDHDARGLARAVRQALDAS from the coding sequence ATGAGTTGGCGAGCGCGCACTGCACGGGCGCTCATCGACGGTCTGCGCCCCGGGCTGTCCGAGACGGCCGCCCTCGCCGTCGTCACCGCCGACGGCGAGGGCTACACGGTCGAATCCAGCGGCCGGTGCCCTGCCGGCGGCCGCTTCGAGATCGGGTCGATCACGAAGACCATGACCGCGACGGTGCTGGCGTCGCTGGTCGACGACGGCATCGTCGACCTCGACGACGAGATCGGCCGCTGGCTCGATGCCGGCGAGAGCGCGGACATCACCCTGGGACAGCTGGCCACACACACCTCCGGACTGCCCCGGCTCTCGCCCAGCCATGTCCCCGGGGTGCCGGACCCCTACGCGTTCCTCACGGCGCAGGTCGCTGAGGCAGAACTGCGCAAGGCCGGGAGCGGGGCCCGAGGAGTCGAGCACGACTACTCGAACTTCGGATTCCAGGTGCTGGGACTGGCCCTCGAACGCGCTGATCGCACCGCCTTCGCGGACCTCCTTGAGCACAGGGTTCTGATTCCGCTCGACATGGCATGCTCCGGGATTCCCGGCCGTGGCGGCGGAGCCGTGATCACGGGATATGCGCAGGGCGCACCGGCCGAACGCTGGCATCACCACCTGTGGGGCGCGGGCGGCGTCGAAGCCAGTGCCGAGGACATGGGCCGGTATCTGATGGCCTGCCTGGATCCACCGGACTCGCAGGTCGGCTGGTCGATCAGGCAGGCCCAGCGGCCCAGCTTCGAGATCGACCCGCTTCGCTCCTGCGGCCTGGGATGGCCGATCGGGCCGCCCGGCTATCTCGGCCACGACGGGGGGACCTCCGGCTTCCGTTCGATGCTCGGGATCAACCAACCGGCCCGGCGGGCGGCAGCGGTGTTCGTCAACGACCACGACGCACGAGGACTGGCCCGGGCCGTGCGGCAGGCACTGGACGCGAGCTGA
- a CDS encoding recombinase family protein — MYAPDSESDIDDQASELENVAGCARTFLDVLGPTVAVRPELNKAIELARAQRRCAENQPVVFAVYDLFALARTSAELIGLSGTLRAADVCLDVRTGPMAGVHDPNEAGSSFFAVLGAAGDLDRRHRGRLIEAGQRGADEGRGRRGGRPRVFDEEMLSQARRLRDEGRPVPEIARALTIASGRNAGRHPSLASVYRALSEAEA, encoded by the coding sequence ATGTACGCGCCGGACAGTGAATCAGATATCGACGATCAGGCTTCTGAGCTGGAGAACGTCGCCGGTTGCGCTCGCACGTTCCTCGACGTGCTCGGCCCCACGGTCGCAGTGCGCCCCGAATTGAACAAGGCGATCGAACTGGCTCGCGCACAGCGGCGTTGTGCTGAGAACCAGCCTGTGGTCTTCGCCGTGTACGACCTCTTCGCGCTCGCCCGGACCTCGGCGGAGCTGATCGGTCTATCCGGCACCCTCCGGGCCGCCGACGTGTGCCTGGACGTCCGGACCGGCCCGATGGCCGGCGTCCACGATCCGAACGAGGCGGGCTCGTCGTTCTTCGCGGTGCTGGGCGCGGCGGGCGACCTGGATCGCCGACACCGCGGCCGACTCATCGAGGCGGGCCAGCGCGGGGCGGACGAGGGCCGGGGGCGGCGCGGTGGGCGTCCGAGGGTGTTCGACGAAGAGATGCTCTCCCAGGCCCGACGGCTGCGGGACGAGGGAAGGCCGGTGCCGGAGATCGCCCGCGCGCTCACCATCGCGTCGGGCAGGAACGCCGGACGGCATCCGTCGCTCGCGTCCGTGTACCGGGCCCTGTCCGAGGCCGAGGCATGA
- a CDS encoding phosphoesterase, which yields MQVTRRKVQKGSVFQRSAGLSRHRLSKAAVVAVGLVVTGAGIGSASTQQLGHQQVGQLTNKGEVIASDQYINPIGTRLVINQGKIMGATVSPDGTHVAATVADGTGSMVIVDLRSYQVQQVIGKAATGVNLAISGNDVGQTSPTYSPDGKSLWIGRANGYTKFTVNADGTLANPVDVAIPASGSQQALSAKAVFSADGSTVYAAVNGQNKVVAINAATGAITQSWNTGIAPRGMALVGGKLYVSNEGGRTAVAGDTTINSYGTQVPANPKTGASSTGTVSVIDTANASAAVGSIDVGTHPTAVYASGNTVFVANTTANTVSVIDAKKNKVVQTIATQPWPEASVGYEPDAISLTPDGHLLVSLGRANAVAVYHFKSADQPASYVGLLPTDYFPAEVATVGNQIVVANTRGIDSLRPTVAAGHGTHDTTSSLNRFTLPSDQQIRAYTGKVFQYNGWTPGSVKTAANDNSKKTPVPIPAKIGDPSTIKHVFLIVKENRTYDQVFGDMPQGNGDSTLNTYGQTVTPNEHALATQFGLYDNFYDTGTNSAEGHNWLMQSDDPEYTESSAGEYTRSYDTEDDVLGHQESGFIWTGAQAAGKSVKDYGEFQATDPKPAGATWQDYYCDAQNMAATGAPSQYPIQAGSPIPSLNQVAVPGYPRFDLDVPDVYRTQIWKQDFEKNGPANLNMFWLSSDHTGGPVSPAAGVADNDLAVGQIVDTISHSPYWKDSAIFVVEDDSQAGLDHVDGHRAPIEVISPYANHGVVDSHYYSQITMVRTIEQILGIQPMNQLDSAATPMSTAFTAKPNLAPYTAVPNQTSLTLGLSQQPTCGSNVPAGQTTASVAKADTAATAVPAAEGAVASQWKSWAALQHLTGPNSMPDFANPEQMNRYTYYVSTGWTKAYPGDSKILAPNDVPGAFLPGSDD from the coding sequence ATGCAAGTAACGCGCCGCAAGGTGCAGAAGGGGAGCGTCTTCCAGCGCTCCGCCGGCCTGAGCCGGCACCGCCTGTCCAAGGCGGCCGTGGTGGCTGTCGGCCTGGTCGTCACCGGGGCCGGCATCGGTTCGGCCTCGACCCAGCAGCTGGGCCACCAGCAGGTCGGCCAGCTGACCAACAAGGGCGAGGTCATCGCCAGCGACCAGTACATCAACCCGATCGGCACCCGCCTGGTGATCAACCAGGGCAAGATCATGGGCGCCACCGTCAGCCCGGACGGCACGCACGTGGCCGCCACCGTCGCCGACGGCACCGGCTCGATGGTCATCGTCGACCTGCGCAGCTACCAGGTCCAGCAGGTCATCGGCAAGGCCGCGACCGGCGTCAACCTGGCGATCAGCGGCAACGACGTGGGCCAGACCTCGCCGACGTACTCGCCCGACGGCAAGTCGCTGTGGATCGGCCGGGCCAACGGGTACACCAAGTTCACGGTGAACGCCGACGGCACCCTGGCCAACCCGGTCGACGTCGCGATCCCGGCCTCGGGCTCGCAGCAGGCGCTCTCGGCCAAGGCGGTCTTCTCCGCCGACGGCTCGACCGTCTACGCGGCGGTCAACGGCCAGAACAAGGTCGTGGCGATCAACGCCGCCACCGGCGCGATCACGCAGAGCTGGAACACCGGCATCGCCCCGCGCGGCATGGCGCTGGTCGGTGGCAAGTTGTACGTGAGCAACGAGGGCGGCCGCACCGCCGTCGCCGGTGACACCACGATCAACTCCTACGGCACCCAGGTCCCGGCCAACCCGAAGACCGGCGCCTCCTCCACCGGCACGGTCAGCGTCATCGACACCGCGAACGCCTCGGCGGCCGTGGGCAGCATCGACGTCGGCACGCACCCGACCGCCGTCTACGCCTCCGGCAACACGGTCTTCGTGGCGAACACCACCGCGAACACGGTCTCGGTGATCGACGCCAAGAAGAACAAGGTCGTCCAGACGATCGCCACCCAGCCGTGGCCGGAGGCCTCGGTCGGCTACGAGCCGGACGCCATCTCCCTGACCCCCGACGGCCACCTGCTGGTGAGCCTGGGCCGGGCCAACGCGGTCGCGGTGTACCACTTCAAGTCCGCCGACCAGCCGGCCAGCTACGTGGGCCTGCTGCCGACCGACTACTTCCCGGCCGAGGTGGCCACGGTCGGCAACCAGATCGTGGTGGCCAACACCCGCGGCATCGACTCGCTGCGCCCGACCGTCGCGGCCGGCCACGGCACGCACGACACCACCAGCAGCCTGAACCGCTTCACGCTGCCCAGCGACCAGCAGATCCGCGCCTACACCGGCAAGGTCTTCCAGTACAACGGCTGGACCCCCGGCTCGGTGAAGACGGCGGCGAACGACAACAGCAAGAAGACCCCGGTCCCGATCCCGGCGAAGATCGGCGACCCCTCGACGATCAAGCACGTGTTCCTGATCGTCAAGGAGAACCGGACCTACGACCAGGTCTTCGGTGACATGCCGCAGGGCAACGGCGACTCCACGCTGAACACCTACGGCCAGACCGTCACGCCGAACGAGCACGCGCTGGCCACCCAGTTCGGCCTGTACGACAACTTCTACGACACCGGCACGAACTCCGCCGAGGGTCACAACTGGCTGATGCAGTCCGACGACCCGGAGTACACCGAGTCCTCGGCCGGCGAGTACACCCGCAGCTACGACACCGAGGACGACGTCCTGGGCCACCAGGAGTCGGGCTTCATCTGGACCGGCGCCCAGGCCGCGGGCAAGTCCGTGAAGGACTACGGCGAGTTCCAGGCGACCGACCCCAAGCCGGCCGGCGCGACGTGGCAGGACTACTACTGCGACGCGCAGAACATGGCCGCCACCGGCGCCCCGAGCCAGTACCCGATCCAGGCCGGCTCGCCGATCCCGTCCCTGAACCAGGTGGCCGTCCCCGGCTACCCGCGCTTCGACCTGGACGTCCCGGACGTCTACCGGACCCAGATCTGGAAGCAGGACTTCGAGAAGAACGGCCCGGCCAACCTGAACATGTTCTGGCTGTCCAGCGACCACACCGGCGGCCCGGTCAGCCCGGCCGCGGGCGTGGCGGACAACGACCTCGCCGTCGGCCAGATCGTGGACACCATCTCCCACAGCCCGTACTGGAAGGACTCGGCCATCTTCGTGGTCGAGGACGACTCCCAGGCCGGCCTGGACCACGTCGACGGCCACCGCGCCCCGATCGAGGTCATCAGCCCCTACGCCAACCACGGCGTCGTGGACAGCCACTACTACTCGCAGATCACCATGGTCCGCACCATCGAGCAGATCCTCGGCATCCAGCCGATGAACCAGCTCGACTCCGCGGCCACCCCGATGAGCACGGCCTTCACGGCGAAGCCGAACCTCGCGCCCTACACCGCGGTCCCGAACCAGACCTCGCTGACCCTGGGCCTGAGCCAGCAGCCGACGTGTGGCTCGAACGTGCCGGCCGGGCAGACGACGGCGTCGGTCGCGAAGGCCGACACGGCCGCCACGGCGGTTCCGGCCGCCGAGGGCGCGGTGGCCTCGCAGTGGAAGTCGTGGGCCGCACTGCAGCACCTGACCGGCCCGAACTCGATGCCGGACTTCGCGAACCCGGAGCAGATGAACCGGTACACGTACTACGTGAGCACCGGTTGGACGAAGGCGTACCCGGGCGACAGCAAGATCCTCGCCCCGAACGACGTGCCCGGTGCTTTCCTGCCGGGGTCGGACGACTGA
- a CDS encoding ABC transporter ATP-binding protein, which translates to METTVAVRGLGITKVFGDVVALDHVDLNVARGRIHGLVGPNGAGKTTLLGLLLGLAGSDEGRLEILGGAVGRSLAAPGTVSGFVDGPGLYPTLTAKQNLAVLAGLRHRDAPSAGIGEVLEQVGLTAVADDKVRGFSLGMRQRLGLAAALLTKPQLLVLDEPANGLDPAGKKHVHGVLNQLVADGATVILSSHRMDDLEALCSEVTILSTGRVVFSGPLHKLSDENRELEYRLRTSDPSIARTLAQETPGVAVVEGSDAVPRGDTDVIVVRARTAALDELVARIVGADVALRELAPVVSPLEAAFLLPLPLPVAVRLALPGYAFISWNGLFTDPQQLQPLLIGIAVSLVWAVVATVLAYLLFLRRDFTDLTDDGAGRKALTLGVLPLAGVLAVSAGVVAVTTGAGGSGINQDKVQKSVATAFAHLYVLQEAEMHRPPLTESPSQTSAICSKSEGHGAQEGSGNDWRCTVSWQVPGSALTGQSIYQLDVTANGRYIADGDGPQEVNGYFLVRTDDGDVPNPLWQFDGNVDLLPTH; encoded by the coding sequence ATGGAAACCACCGTCGCGGTACGAGGTCTGGGGATCACCAAGGTCTTCGGCGACGTCGTCGCACTCGATCATGTCGATCTCAACGTGGCGCGGGGGCGGATCCACGGTCTGGTCGGGCCGAACGGGGCCGGCAAGACGACGTTGCTCGGGCTGCTGCTGGGCCTGGCCGGTTCCGACGAGGGGCGGCTGGAGATTCTCGGGGGCGCAGTGGGACGGTCCCTGGCAGCGCCCGGCACCGTGTCCGGATTCGTGGACGGCCCGGGCCTGTATCCCACGCTCACCGCCAAGCAGAACCTCGCGGTGCTCGCCGGGCTGCGCCACCGGGACGCGCCGTCCGCCGGGATCGGCGAGGTGCTGGAGCAGGTCGGGTTGACCGCGGTCGCCGATGACAAGGTGCGCGGGTTCTCGCTGGGGATGCGGCAGCGGTTGGGGCTGGCTGCGGCGTTGCTGACCAAGCCACAACTGCTGGTGTTGGACGAGCCGGCCAACGGTCTGGACCCGGCGGGCAAGAAGCACGTGCACGGGGTGCTCAATCAACTGGTGGCAGACGGTGCCACGGTGATCCTGTCCAGCCACCGCATGGATGATCTGGAAGCGCTGTGCTCCGAGGTCACCATCCTGTCCACCGGACGCGTGGTCTTCTCCGGCCCGCTGCACAAGCTCTCCGACGAGAACCGTGAGCTGGAATACCGGCTGCGCACCTCCGATCCGTCGATCGCGCGCACCCTCGCGCAGGAGACGCCGGGTGTCGCGGTCGTCGAGGGTTCCGATGCCGTGCCACGCGGTGACACCGACGTGATCGTGGTCCGTGCGCGGACGGCGGCGCTGGACGAGCTCGTGGCGCGGATCGTGGGTGCGGACGTCGCCCTGCGTGAGTTGGCGCCGGTGGTCTCGCCGTTGGAGGCCGCGTTCCTGCTGCCGCTGCCGCTGCCGGTCGCCGTCCGCCTGGCCCTGCCCGGCTACGCCTTCATCTCCTGGAACGGCCTGTTCACCGACCCCCAGCAACTCCAGCCCCTGCTGATCGGCATCGCCGTCAGCCTGGTCTGGGCCGTCGTCGCCACCGTCCTGGCCTACCTGCTGTTCCTGCGCCGCGACTTCACCGACCTCACCGACGACGGCGCCGGACGCAAAGCACTGACCTTGGGCGTCCTGCCGCTGGCCGGCGTCCTGGCGGTGTCGGCCGGCGTCGTCGCCGTCACGACCGGCGCCGGCGGCTCGGGGATCAACCAGGACAAGGTCCAGAAGTCGGTGGCCACCGCCTTCGCGCACCTTTACGTGCTGCAGGAGGCCGAGATGCACCGGCCGCCGCTCACAGAGTCCCCATCGCAGACTTCCGCGATCTGTTCCAAAAGCGAGGGCCACGGCGCTCAGGAAGGGTCGGGGAATGACTGGCGGTGCACGGTCTCCTGGCAGGTGCCGGGGTCCGCGCTCACCGGGCAGTCGATCTATCAGCTCGATGTCACCGCGAACGGCAGGTACATCGCCGACGGCGACGGTCCCCAGGAAGTGAACGGCTACTTCCTGGTCCGCACCGATGACGGCGACGTGCCGAACCCGCTGTGGCAGTTCGACGGCAATGTCGACCTGCTTCCTACTCACTGA
- a CDS encoding DUF948 domain-containing protein: MTGIQVVGLIFAVFVVVGACFLGFMLMHVTELLLTVKGTLSTITAATVPLLEEAEQAAKTGNAGMAKVAAISENIQALTDNVSAVTATATSAAGGPLVKTTNYSLAVRRVITSRRHTDRAKQVRAELAAERRELRRQAQADKD, translated from the coding sequence ATGACCGGCATCCAAGTCGTCGGCCTGATCTTCGCGGTCTTCGTGGTCGTCGGCGCCTGCTTCCTGGGCTTCATGCTGATGCACGTCACGGAGCTCCTGCTCACCGTGAAGGGCACCCTGAGCACCATCACCGCGGCCACGGTCCCCCTGCTGGAAGAGGCGGAGCAGGCCGCGAAGACCGGCAACGCCGGTATGGCGAAGGTCGCCGCCATCTCCGAGAACATCCAGGCGCTGACCGACAACGTCTCGGCCGTCACCGCCACCGCGACCTCCGCGGCCGGCGGCCCGCTGGTGAAGACCACCAACTACAGCCTGGCCGTCCGCCGCGTCATCACCTCGCGCCGCCACACCGACCGCGCCAAGCAGGTCCGGGCCGAGCTGGCCGCCGAGCGGCGGGAGCTGCGGCGGCAGGCCCAGGCCGACAAGGACTGA